In Bradyrhizobium sp. G127, one genomic interval encodes:
- a CDS encoding inorganic phosphate transporter, which yields MDASLAFPILVGLIAVALLFDFLNGLHDAANSIATIVSTRVLRPQYAVAWAAFFNFIAFAVFGLHVAQTIGTGIIHPEVIDAQVIFAALIGAIVWNLVTWALGLPSSSSHALIGGLLGAGIAKAGLSVAAWSGLSKTLLAIVLSPLVGFLLALALTAIVSWASVRSTPFAVDRAFRILQFASASLYSLGHGGNDAQKTMGIIAVLLYSQGYLGGEFSVPFWVVLSCQAAMALGTLMGGWRIVRTMGLRITKLTPMQGFCAETGGAATLFMATWLGVPVSTTHTITGAIVGVGAARRVSAVRWNVAGSIVWAWIFTIPAAALVAAATYFAVTLAGWR from the coding sequence GTGGATGCTTCGCTCGCTTTCCCAATCCTGGTCGGATTGATCGCCGTCGCGCTGCTGTTCGATTTTCTCAACGGATTGCACGACGCCGCCAATTCCATCGCCACGATCGTGTCGACCCGCGTGCTGCGGCCGCAATACGCTGTGGCGTGGGCAGCGTTCTTCAACTTTATCGCCTTCGCAGTGTTCGGCCTTCATGTCGCGCAGACGATCGGCACAGGCATCATCCATCCCGAAGTTATCGATGCGCAGGTGATTTTTGCTGCACTGATCGGCGCGATCGTCTGGAACCTGGTGACCTGGGCGCTGGGCTTGCCGTCCAGCAGTTCGCACGCGCTGATCGGCGGATTGCTTGGGGCGGGAATCGCCAAGGCGGGGCTTTCCGTCGCGGCATGGAGCGGCCTGTCGAAAACGCTGCTCGCCATCGTGCTGTCGCCGCTGGTGGGTTTTTTGCTGGCGCTGGCCCTGACAGCGATTGTGTCGTGGGCATCCGTGCGCTCGACGCCGTTCGCGGTCGATCGCGCATTCCGCATTTTGCAGTTTGCATCGGCCTCGCTTTATTCGCTGGGGCACGGCGGCAACGACGCGCAGAAGACGATGGGCATCATCGCCGTGCTGCTCTATTCGCAGGGTTATCTGGGAGGTGAATTCAGCGTGCCATTCTGGGTGGTGCTGTCATGTCAGGCGGCGATGGCGCTCGGCACCCTGATGGGCGGCTGGCGTATTGTGCGCACCATGGGCCTGCGCATTACCAAGCTCACGCCGATGCAGGGCTTCTGCGCCGAAACGGGTGGGGCGGCGACACTGTTCATGGCAACATGGCTCGGCGTGCCGGTGTCCACCACGCACACCATCACCGGCGCGATCGTTGGCGTCGGCGCGGCCCGCCGGGTTTCGGCGGTGCGCTGGAATGTGGCCGGCTCCATCGTGTGGGCGTGGATTTTCACGATCCCCGCAGCCGCGCTGGTTGCCGCGGCGACCTATTTTGCCGTGACGCTGGCGGGATGGCGCTAG
- a CDS encoding ABC transporter substrate-binding protein: MKKTIAALTMSTALAFAASAASAQEKVARIGVLNDQSGLYADVTGPGSVVAAQMAIEDSGLVAKGWKLDVLVGDHLHKPDVGVGIARQWFDRDKVDVIVDVPTSSVGLAVNNLVKEKNGVYLNSGSGTSDLSNAQCSPNTIHWAYDTYQLANGTGSAMVKSGGDTWFFLSADYAFGTALERDTTNAVTAKGGKIVGSVRHPLNTSDFSSFLLQAQASKAKVIGLANAGGDTINAIKQASEFGIVKGGQKLAGLLMFITDVHALGLPVANGLNFTETFYWDLNDNTRGFSKRFQERMKNKAMPTTVQAGVYSSLLHYFKVLDAMGGNSRDGAAIIAKMKETPTDDIIFGKGTIQPNGRKLHPAYLFEVKKPEESKGPWDYYKLVATIPADQAFTPLDKSACALLKK, from the coding sequence ATGAAGAAGACCATTGCCGCTCTGACGATGAGCACTGCGCTCGCATTCGCTGCTTCAGCGGCGTCGGCGCAGGAGAAGGTGGCCCGCATCGGTGTGCTGAACGACCAGTCCGGCCTCTATGCCGACGTGACCGGCCCGGGCTCGGTGGTGGCCGCGCAAATGGCCATCGAGGATTCCGGCCTCGTTGCGAAGGGCTGGAAGCTCGACGTTCTGGTCGGCGATCATCTTCACAAGCCGGACGTCGGCGTCGGCATTGCCCGGCAATGGTTCGACCGCGACAAGGTCGACGTCATCGTCGACGTTCCCACGTCGTCCGTTGGTCTCGCGGTCAACAATCTCGTCAAGGAAAAGAACGGCGTCTATCTGAACTCCGGTTCGGGTACGTCGGACCTGAGCAACGCGCAGTGTTCGCCGAACACCATCCACTGGGCCTACGACACCTATCAATTGGCCAATGGCACCGGCTCCGCCATGGTCAAGAGCGGCGGCGACACATGGTTCTTTCTGTCCGCTGACTACGCGTTTGGAACTGCGCTGGAGCGCGACACCACCAACGCGGTGACGGCGAAGGGCGGCAAGATTGTCGGAAGCGTCAGGCATCCGCTCAACACGTCCGACTTCTCATCCTTCCTGCTTCAGGCCCAGGCCTCAAAGGCCAAGGTCATCGGTCTTGCCAATGCCGGTGGCGATACCATCAATGCCATCAAGCAGGCCTCGGAGTTCGGTATCGTCAAGGGCGGCCAGAAGCTCGCCGGATTGCTGATGTTCATTACGGATGTTCACGCGCTGGGACTTCCGGTGGCGAACGGGCTGAACTTTACCGAAACGTTCTACTGGGATCTGAACGACAACACCCGCGGGTTCTCCAAGCGATTCCAAGAGCGGATGAAGAACAAGGCCATGCCGACGACGGTTCAGGCCGGTGTCTATTCATCGCTGCTGCATTACTTCAAGGTTCTCGACGCGATGGGCGGCAATTCCCGTGACGGCGCCGCGATCATCGCGAAGATGAAGGAAACACCGACCGATGACATCATCTTCGGCAAGGGAACGATTCAGCCCAACGGCCGCAAGCTGCATCCCGCTTATCTGTTCGAAGTGAAGAAGCCTGAGGAATCGAAAGGTCCGTGGGATTACTACAAGCTGGTTGCGACAATTCCGGCAGATCAGGCGTTCACGCCGCTCGACAAGAGCGCGTGTGCGCTATTGAAGAAGTAA
- a CDS encoding SRPBCC family protein, whose amino-acid sequence MNAPVTVAFERSHDIVIDAPARAVFDYVTNPQSWPEWLAASHHIDSENRPLDTGELFHEKWHIRSGEVSLNWIVRSCISPKLWIVQAETDFIGPIVVQYTCEEKDGHTTFTRTLRNPARKKLPTDEQIAAMDAEAAVGLANIKRNVEARRR is encoded by the coding sequence ATGAACGCTCCTGTCACCGTCGCCTTCGAGCGCAGCCACGATATCGTCATCGACGCACCCGCCAGGGCCGTGTTCGATTACGTGACCAATCCGCAATCCTGGCCGGAATGGCTGGCGGCGTCACACCATATTGATAGTGAAAACCGCCCGCTCGACACCGGCGAACTGTTTCACGAGAAATGGCACATCCGCTCCGGTGAAGTGTCGCTGAACTGGATCGTGCGCTCGTGCATTAGCCCGAAGCTCTGGATCGTGCAGGCCGAGACCGACTTCATCGGCCCGATCGTGGTGCAGTACACCTGCGAGGAAAAGGACGGCCACACCACGTTCACCCGGACCCTGCGCAATCCGGCCCGCAAGAAGCTGCCAACGGATGAGCAGATCGCGGCGATGGACGCGGAAGCTGCGGTGGGGTTGGCAAATATCAAGAGGAATGTCGAAGCGCGCCGGCGCTGA
- a CDS encoding peptide chain release factor 3, whose translation MSDTAIAADSSQITPLAEEVARRRTFAIISHPDAGKTTLTEKLLLFGGAINLAGQVKAKGERRNTRSDWMKIERERGISVVTSVMTFEFQNLVFNLLDTPGHEDFSEDTYRTLTAVDSAVMVIDAAKGIEARTLKLIEVCRLRDIPIITFVNKMDRESRDVFDLLDEIEKTLALDTTPINWPVGRGRDFMGTYDIETGGIRLLEGGGAKTGAAEKIEISDLAGRNANLDAGEIADELELVKEASKPFDLQSFREGHLTPVYFGSALRNFGVGDLLEGLGRFAPSPRAQEADKRKVEADDPKMSAFVFKIQANMDPNHRDRIAFARLCSGKLTRGMKVKLVRTGKNMSLTSPQFFFAQDRAIADEAYAGDVVGIPNHGTLRIGDTLTEGEDINFVGVPSFAPEILRRVRLTDAMKAKKLKEALQQMSEEGVVQVFRPRDGAPALVGVVGSLQLDVLKARLDAEYSLPVDFEISEFQLARWISSEDRKKLEAFISANGSGVADDVDGDPVFLAKNQFYLDYTRERAEGIVFSSIKDVKKRA comes from the coding sequence ATGTCCGACACCGCCATCGCCGCTGACTCGTCTCAGATCACGCCGCTTGCCGAAGAAGTGGCGCGCCGGCGCACGTTCGCGATTATCTCGCATCCTGACGCCGGCAAGACCACGCTGACCGAGAAGCTGCTGCTGTTCGGCGGCGCGATCAATCTCGCGGGGCAGGTGAAGGCCAAAGGCGAGCGGCGTAACACGCGCTCGGACTGGATGAAGATCGAACGCGAACGCGGCATTTCCGTCGTCACCTCGGTGATGACCTTCGAGTTTCAGAATCTGGTGTTCAACCTGCTCGACACGCCGGGCCACGAAGACTTCTCGGAAGACACCTACCGCACGCTGACCGCGGTCGATTCCGCCGTCATGGTCATCGATGCTGCGAAAGGCATCGAAGCGCGAACGCTGAAGTTGATCGAGGTGTGCCGTCTGCGTGACATCCCGATTATCACTTTCGTCAACAAGATGGACCGCGAGAGCCGCGACGTGTTCGATCTGCTGGATGAGATCGAGAAGACGCTGGCGCTCGATACCACGCCGATCAACTGGCCGGTCGGTCGCGGTCGCGATTTCATGGGCACCTATGACATCGAAACCGGGGGCATTCGCCTGCTGGAGGGCGGAGGCGCCAAGACCGGGGCTGCGGAGAAAATCGAGATCTCCGATTTGGCCGGCCGCAACGCCAATCTCGATGCGGGCGAGATCGCCGACGAACTTGAACTGGTGAAGGAAGCCTCGAAGCCGTTCGACCTGCAGTCGTTCCGCGAGGGCCATCTGACGCCGGTCTATTTCGGCAGCGCGCTGCGCAATTTCGGCGTCGGCGATCTGCTGGAGGGTCTGGGCCGTTTCGCGCCGTCGCCGCGCGCGCAGGAGGCTGACAAGCGCAAGGTCGAAGCCGACGATCCAAAGATGAGCGCGTTCGTCTTCAAGATCCAGGCCAACATGGACCCCAACCACCGCGACCGCATCGCGTTCGCGCGGCTGTGTTCGGGCAAGCTGACGCGTGGCATGAAGGTCAAGCTGGTACGTACCGGCAAGAACATGAGCCTCACGTCGCCGCAGTTCTTCTTCGCGCAGGATCGCGCCATCGCCGACGAAGCCTATGCCGGCGACGTGGTCGGCATTCCCAACCACGGCACGCTGCGGATCGGCGACACGCTGACCGAGGGCGAGGATATCAATTTCGTCGGCGTGCCCAGCTTCGCGCCGGAAATCCTGCGCCGTGTGCGCCTCACCGACGCGATGAAGGCCAAGAAGCTGAAGGAGGCCTTGCAGCAGATGTCGGAGGAGGGCGTCGTGCAGGTGTTCCGCCCGCGCGACGGCGCGCCTGCGCTGGTCGGCGTGGTCGGTTCGCTGCAGCTTGACGTGCTCAAGGCGCGGCTCGATGCGGAGTATTCCCTGCCGGTGGATTTCGAGATCAGCGAATTCCAGCTCGCCCGCTGGATATCGTCGGAGGATCGCAAGAAGCTCGAGGCATTCATCTCCGCCAATGGCTCCGGCGTGGCCGACGACGTCGATGGCGATCCGGTGTTTCTGGCCAAGAACCAGTTCTATCTCGACTACACCCGCGAGCGCGCGGAAGGCATCGTGTTCTCGAGCATCAAGGATGTGAAGAAGAGGGCGTAA
- a CDS encoding ABC transporter ATP-binding protein: protein MSNVSGSPVLTVKNLEAWYGESHILHGMNFEVRPGEVVTLLGRNGAGKTSTLKSVMGLIGKRTGSVAFEGAELIKLQAEKIARLGVAFCPEERGIFASLDVKENLLLPPVIRSGGMTLDQIFELFPNLKERLSSQGTKLSGGEQQMLAIARILRTGARFLMLDEPTEGLAPVIIQQIGKMIARLKQEGFTILLVEQNFRFASTVADRFYIVEHGKIIDTFANSELQANMDKLHTYLGV, encoded by the coding sequence ATGAGTAACGTTTCCGGCTCGCCGGTTCTCACCGTCAAGAATCTCGAAGCGTGGTACGGCGAGTCCCACATCCTGCACGGCATGAACTTCGAGGTTCGTCCCGGCGAGGTTGTGACACTGCTCGGTCGCAACGGCGCGGGCAAGACGTCGACGCTCAAGTCGGTGATGGGCCTGATCGGCAAGCGCACCGGTTCGGTGGCGTTTGAGGGCGCCGAACTGATCAAGCTGCAGGCGGAAAAGATCGCGCGGCTCGGTGTGGCGTTCTGCCCGGAAGAGCGCGGCATTTTCGCCAGCCTCGACGTGAAAGAGAATTTGTTGCTGCCGCCGGTGATCCGCAGCGGCGGCATGACGCTCGACCAGATCTTCGAGTTGTTTCCGAATCTGAAGGAGCGCCTTTCCAGCCAAGGCACCAAGCTGTCCGGCGGCGAACAGCAGATGCTGGCGATCGCGCGCATCCTGCGCACCGGCGCGCGGTTCCTGATGCTGGATGAGCCGACCGAAGGTCTCGCGCCGGTCATCATTCAGCAGATCGGCAAGATGATCGCGCGGCTAAAGCAGGAAGGCTTCACCATCCTGCTGGTGGAGCAGAACTTCCGCTTTGCCTCGACCGTCGCTGACCGCTTCTACATCGTCGAGCACGGCAAGATCATCGACACGTTCGCGAACTCGGAACTTCAGGCCAACATGGACAAACTGCATACGTATCTGGGTGTCTAG
- a CDS encoding ABC transporter substrate-binding protein, producing MKSKLSALMLGTALVFGAGSGAFAQDKTVKIGNLTDMSGLYADVGGAGSTLAAQMAVEDSGLAAKGWKIDVVSADHQNKPDVGTTTARQWVDIEKVDVIVDVLNSGVALAVKNVVTEKNIIMINSGAASSDLTNAQCSPNVVHWVYDTYMLANSTGTALVKAGGDSWFFLTADYAFGAALERDTTTAVTKAGGKILGSVKHPLNSSDFSSFLLQAQASKAKIVGLANAGGDTTNSIKQAAEFGIVSGGQRLAGLLMFISDVHSLGLNVAQGLNFTETFYWDLNDQTRAFSKRFSDRSKNKAPPTMVHAGVYAGLIHYFKALEALGGNPHDGAKVVAKMKEIKTDDPLFGKGEIQPNGRKIHPAYLFEVKKPSESKGPYDYYKLVGTTPGEQAFRPLSESVCPLVKK from the coding sequence ATGAAAAGCAAACTATCAGCACTGATGTTGGGTACCGCGCTGGTGTTCGGCGCGGGAAGCGGCGCATTCGCGCAGGACAAAACTGTCAAAATCGGCAACCTGACTGACATGTCGGGTCTTTATGCCGACGTCGGCGGCGCAGGCTCGACGCTTGCGGCTCAGATGGCGGTGGAGGACTCCGGGCTCGCAGCGAAGGGATGGAAGATCGACGTTGTCTCGGCTGACCACCAGAACAAGCCCGACGTCGGGACGACGACGGCCCGGCAATGGGTGGATATCGAGAAGGTCGATGTGATTGTTGACGTGCTGAACTCGGGCGTTGCGCTTGCGGTCAAGAACGTCGTGACGGAAAAGAACATCATCATGATCAATTCCGGGGCCGCGTCCTCGGATCTGACCAACGCCCAGTGCTCTCCCAACGTCGTGCACTGGGTGTACGACACCTATATGCTGGCCAACAGCACCGGCACCGCGCTTGTAAAGGCCGGCGGCGACAGCTGGTTTTTCCTTACTGCCGACTACGCGTTCGGCGCGGCGCTTGAGCGCGATACCACGACCGCGGTGACAAAGGCGGGCGGCAAGATTCTCGGAAGCGTCAAGCATCCGTTGAACTCGTCGGACTTCTCGTCGTTCCTGCTACAGGCCCAGGCCTCGAAAGCGAAGATCGTGGGCTTGGCCAACGCCGGCGGCGACACAACAAACTCGATCAAGCAGGCGGCCGAGTTTGGAATCGTCAGCGGGGGCCAGAGATTGGCCGGGCTTCTGATGTTTATCAGCGACGTCCACTCCCTCGGATTGAACGTGGCGCAGGGGCTGAACTTCACGGAGACGTTCTACTGGGATCTGAATGACCAGACCCGCGCGTTCTCCAAGCGCTTCTCGGACCGTTCGAAGAACAAGGCGCCACCGACGATGGTCCACGCCGGCGTCTACGCGGGCCTGATCCACTACTTCAAGGCGCTGGAGGCGCTCGGCGGCAATCCACATGATGGCGCCAAGGTTGTCGCCAAGATGAAAGAGATCAAGACCGACGATCCGCTGTTCGGCAAGGGCGAGATTCAGCCGAACGGCCGCAAGATTCATCCGGCCTATCTCTTCGAGGTGAAGAAGCCGTCGGAGTCGAAAGGACCTTACGACTACTACAAGCTGGTCGGTACGACGCCGGGCGAGCAGGCCTTCCGGCCGCTGTCGGAAAGCGTTTGCCCGCTGGTGAAGAAATAA
- a CDS encoding branched-chain amino acid ABC transporter permease has product MTTITDNAVPATGRSTTDEMVAFIIMAALLAAVPLTGLYPYFVMQALCFALFACAFNLLIGYSGLLSFGHAMFLGTAGYVTAHALKVWGVSPEIGIILGVVGACALSVLTGLIAIRRQGIYFAMITLALSQLLFFIYLQTPFTHGEDGIQGIPQGMMFGFLDLSNTTTLYYVVLAIFLLAFLLIYRAINSPFGEVLKSIRENEQRAISLGYKTDQYKFLAFVLSGSLAGLAGAVKVFVAQNASLTDVHWTMSGEVVLMTLVGGLGTVFGPVVGAFVIIAMQQYLAGFGQWVTVIQGAIFVICVLTFRRGVIGEIAHFFKRSL; this is encoded by the coding sequence ATGACAACGATCACTGACAACGCTGTTCCCGCAACGGGCCGCTCCACCACCGACGAGATGGTTGCCTTCATCATTATGGCGGCGTTGCTCGCTGCCGTGCCGTTGACGGGGCTGTATCCTTACTTCGTGATGCAGGCGCTGTGTTTCGCGCTATTCGCTTGCGCCTTTAATCTCCTGATTGGCTACAGCGGCCTGTTGTCGTTCGGCCATGCCATGTTCCTCGGCACGGCGGGCTATGTGACCGCCCATGCGCTGAAGGTCTGGGGTGTCTCTCCGGAGATCGGCATTATTCTGGGGGTCGTCGGTGCCTGCGCGCTGAGCGTGCTGACGGGGCTGATCGCGATCCGCCGGCAGGGCATCTACTTCGCGATGATCACGCTGGCGCTGTCGCAGCTCTTGTTTTTCATCTATCTGCAAACGCCGTTCACCCACGGCGAGGACGGCATCCAGGGCATCCCGCAGGGGATGATGTTCGGTTTTCTTGATCTGTCCAACACGACGACGCTTTATTACGTCGTGCTGGCGATCTTCCTGCTCGCCTTCCTGCTGATCTATCGTGCGATCAACTCGCCGTTCGGCGAAGTGCTGAAATCGATCCGCGAGAACGAGCAGCGTGCGATCTCGCTCGGCTACAAGACTGACCAGTACAAGTTCCTGGCCTTTGTGCTGTCGGGCAGTCTGGCGGGTCTGGCCGGCGCGGTGAAGGTCTTCGTGGCGCAGAATGCCTCGCTGACCGACGTGCACTGGACCATGTCCGGCGAAGTCGTGCTGATGACGCTGGTCGGCGGCCTCGGCACCGTGTTCGGTCCCGTGGTCGGCGCCTTCGTGATCATCGCCATGCAGCAGTATCTGGCGGGATTCGGCCAGTGGGTCACCGTGATTCAGGGCGCCATTTTCGTGATCTGCGTGCTCACCTTCCGGCGCGGGGTCATCGGTGAAATCGCCCACTTCTTCAAGCGATCGCTGTAA
- a CDS encoding branched-chain amino acid ABC transporter permease: MQALYAQLLVGLINGSFYALLSLGLAVIFGMLNIINFAHGALYMMGAFVAYFLLNLFGINYWWALILSPVIVGGFGIILERTMLQWLTGLDHLYGLLLTFGLALIIQGVFQNYFGSSGLPYAIPDILKGGVNLGFMYLPIYRGWVVIFSLVVCIATWYTIERTRLGAYLRAATENPTLVRAFGINVPRMITLTYGLGVGLAALAGVLSAPINQVRPLMGADLIIVVFAVVVIGGMGSIMGSIITGFALGVIEGLTKYFYPEASNTVVFVLMVLVLLVKPTGLTGRAN, translated from the coding sequence ATGCAAGCCCTATACGCCCAGCTCCTGGTGGGATTGATCAACGGATCGTTCTACGCGCTGCTCAGTCTCGGGCTTGCCGTGATTTTCGGCATGCTCAACATCATCAATTTCGCGCACGGCGCGCTGTATATGATGGGCGCGTTCGTCGCGTATTTCCTGCTGAACCTGTTCGGCATCAATTACTGGTGGGCGCTGATCCTGTCGCCCGTGATTGTCGGCGGCTTCGGAATTATTCTCGAGCGCACGATGCTACAATGGCTGACAGGGCTCGATCACCTTTACGGCCTGTTGCTCACCTTCGGTCTGGCGCTCATCATCCAGGGTGTATTCCAGAACTATTTCGGCTCGTCCGGCTTACCCTATGCCATTCCCGATATTCTCAAGGGCGGCGTCAATCTCGGCTTCATGTATCTGCCTATCTATCGCGGCTGGGTCGTGATCTTCTCGCTCGTGGTCTGCATCGCGACCTGGTACACGATCGAGCGCACGCGGCTTGGCGCGTACCTGCGCGCGGCGACGGAAAATCCGACGCTTGTGCGCGCTTTCGGCATCAATGTTCCGCGCATGATCACGCTGACCTATGGCCTCGGCGTCGGTCTTGCGGCGCTGGCCGGCGTGCTGTCGGCGCCGATCAACCAGGTGCGTCCGCTGATGGGCGCCGATCTCATCATCGTGGTGTTTGCTGTGGTAGTGATCGGCGGCATGGGTTCGATCATGGGTTCGATCATCACCGGCTTCGCGCTCGGCGTGATCGAGGGACTGACCAAGTATTTTTACCCAGAGGCCTCAAACACCGTGGTTTTCGTATTGATGGTGCTGGTGCTGCTGGTGAAGCCGACGGGATTGACGGGACGGGCGAATTAA
- the sugE gene encoding quaternary ammonium compound efflux SMR transporter SugE, which translates to MAWTILFIAGLMEIGWAIGLKYTDGFTRLTPSVLTLISMFGSVVLLGLSLKTLPVGTAYAVWTGIGTVGTALLGIWLLGEPATALRLACIGLIVAGIIGLKVVA; encoded by the coding sequence ATGGCATGGACCATACTGTTCATTGCGGGCTTGATGGAAATCGGCTGGGCTATCGGCCTCAAATATACCGACGGATTCACGCGGCTAACGCCGTCGGTTCTGACCCTCATCAGCATGTTCGGCAGCGTCGTATTGCTCGGGCTCTCCCTGAAGACGCTTCCGGTCGGGACAGCCTATGCGGTATGGACTGGCATCGGCACGGTGGGAACCGCCCTGCTCGGCATCTGGCTGCTGGGCGAACCGGCAACGGCCTTGCGGCTCGCCTGTATCGGACTGATCGTCGCCGGGATCATCGGCCTCAAGGTCGTGGCCTAG
- a CDS encoding DUF47 domain-containing protein, translating to MLGWFRKVLPREERFFDLFARHSQSVVHGAEALEGMLKGGEETPVYCQRINQFENDADQVTREVLTAVRRTFITPFDRGDIKNLITSMDDAIDQMQQTAKAVMLFEVRSFEPPMREIGSILVQCANLVGRAVPLMQSMGENVTTLTALTEEITRLEGRVDDLDDIGMKELFLKHREGNTMDFIVGAEIYKHLEKVADRFDDVANEINSIVIEQV from the coding sequence ATGCTTGGCTGGTTTCGCAAAGTGCTGCCCCGGGAGGAGCGGTTTTTCGACCTGTTCGCCCGGCATTCCCAATCGGTGGTGCATGGCGCGGAAGCGCTGGAGGGGATGCTCAAGGGCGGCGAAGAAACCCCGGTCTACTGCCAGCGCATCAACCAGTTCGAGAACGATGCCGATCAGGTTACGCGAGAAGTCCTCACCGCGGTCCGGCGTACCTTCATCACGCCGTTTGACCGCGGCGACATCAAGAACCTCATCACCTCGATGGATGATGCCATCGACCAGATGCAGCAAACGGCCAAGGCGGTCATGCTGTTCGAGGTCCGCAGCTTCGAGCCGCCGATGCGTGAGATCGGCAGCATCCTCGTGCAATGCGCCAATCTGGTCGGCCGCGCGGTACCGCTGATGCAGTCGATGGGTGAGAATGTCACGACGCTGACGGCGCTGACCGAGGAGATCACCCGGCTTGAGGGCCGCGTCGACGACCTCGACGACATCGGCATGAAAGAACTCTTCCTCAAGCATCGCGAAGGCAACACGATGGATTTCATCGTGGGTGCTGAAATCTATAAACATCTGGAAAAAGTCGCCGACCGTTTCGACGACGTGGCGAACGAGATCAACAGCATCGTGATCGAACAGGTCTAG